Part of the Flavobacterium sp. MDT1-60 genome, TACTTCTGCCACAGGTAAGCGAATTTTAGATTGGTGTAATGTAAAACCAACTTCGATCAAAGAAATGTTGGATAAGATAGAAAGTTCATTATCTGTTTCTGAATTAACAAAGCTGTACAATGAAAATCCTTCTTATCAAGAAACTTTGAAAACTCAATTTACCGATAAGAAAATACATTTAGAGGCATTAACTAACCAACAAAATTTTAGTTCAAATGGACACAAGCATCTTTGAAATTAGCCAAGAGAGGGGATTAGAAATCAAGTCTGTAATTCCTGAGAGATCAGTTCTCCAAAGAAATGATAATACTATTAGTTCTAGTTCCCTATATCTTCCAAAGCCATTTATCGAAGCCAATACTGTGGAAATGAATTTAAGCCACTTAAAGAACAAGTGTGTCATACCAGTATTCTCAAAAGACAATGAAAGAACAATTGCACATCAAGAGTTTATAGAAATTGTGCAAGGATGTACAAGTAGAGTTTTTCCTAATCACGCTTTTGATAAACCTGAAATTAGGGTCAGTCATGAAATAAAAGGAAGAATTCCAGAGGCTATACAAAAACATGCTAAAGATTTGCTTGATCATGAGAGAACTCAATACTTTGAGAGAATGGCTTTCGTTATTAGAATTCCTGGCATCACAGAAACAATTAATGGTAATGAAATGTCTCTTGTAATAGGTGGAGTTAGAAGTTATAATCTCGAAAACTTATACAGCAAAAAATCCTTCGAGAAGTTCAAATTCTTTGTTGGGTTTCAGGTAAAAGTCTGTTGTAATCTCTGCGTAAGTACAGATGGCTTTGCAGAAGAGATGAGGGTAAGCAGTTATGTGGAACTACAGTCAAAGATTATGGAAGTTCTTCAAAATTATAACGCAGAAAAGCATTTAGTGAAAATGAAAAAACTTTCGGAGTACTCTCTTACTGAGCACCAATTTGCAACCCTATTAGGCAGAAGCAAACTCTACCAATATATGCCAAAAAGGGATAAAATAAATGTTCCTGCATTAAATTTTAATGATGGACAGCTGAATGTTGTTGCTAAGGATTATTATGAAGATGAGCACTTTGGTAGAAATACAGATGGAGACATAAATCTCTGGAACATGTATAATCTTTTCACGCAAGCAAATAAAAGCAGTTATATTGATACATTCCTAGATAGGAATGTAAATGCCTTTGATTTCTCAAATGGCATTTCAGAAGTACTAAATGGTAGTAATAATTATCATTGGTTTTTGAGTTGAGAAGAGCCCAGCTAGTGAAAAAAACCAGCTGGGTTTATTATTTAAAAAATAAATTAATTATGAATGTTAATAATTATGTTAAGTAATTAAATAAAGCCTAATACATTTACTTTGTAAATAGAACGTTATTTGCAAATAAATCGTTAACTTTAATAGTAACACTTGATAATATCATTTGCAAATAAACAAATAAGAGAACTGTGCGAAGAGGAAAGTGTTGCAATTGATATGCTAGGGCAGGAATTAGCAAGAAAGTTGCATTCACGTTTAGCAGATTTATCAGCTGTAAATACTGTTGAAGATTTATTGCTTATCAGGATTGGTTTGCCAAGTGAAATAAACGACAATGACGATATACCAAAATATAAAATAAACCTATCTACACAGAAAATGTTAGTTTTTTGTGCTGTTAATGTACCAATTGATAAAATTGATTGGTCTAAAGTTAAACGTATTAAGATTTTAGAGATAAGAGAGATAACATATGAATAATATAATGAGTTTTGAACCTAATTGGGTATCTCCTCCTGGAGACACTATTAGAGATATTTTAGACGAGCAAAATATTACCATATCAAATTTTGCCTCTCAAATGGGAAGTAGTATAGAAATAATCAATGAATTGATTATTGGAGATAAAAGCATAAATCAGAAAATAGCATCAAAATTGGAGGCTTATTTAGGTGTCCCTGAAGAATTTTGGCTAACAAGAGAAAAACAATATAGATTTCATTTTGAGAAAATTCAATCCGAAAATAAAGCTTGGTTAAGTAATCTACCTTTTAAGTTCATGAATAGTAATAATTGGATTGAAAATGGAGATTATTTACAATCTTGTCTAGATTTTTTTAATGTTCCTAGTGTTAGAAAATGGAAAGACACATATGAGAATGAAATACAAGAATTATCCTTTAGGACATCTCAAACACTTAACTCAGATTTTGCTTCAGTTGCAACTTGGTTGAGAAGGGGAGAGATTATAGCAAATCAAATTGAATGTAAGCCATGGAACAAAACACTATTTGAGATTTCTTTAAATGAAATAAAAAAACTAACTAGATTAAAAAATCCAAAAGATTTTCTTCCAAAACTTGTTAGTATATGTGCAGAGGCTGGTGTTGCTGTAGCAGTTGTGCCAACTCCTCCGGGTTGTAAGGCAAGTGGAGCTACAAAATTTTTAAATGAAAATAAAGCGATATTATTATTAAGTTTTAGATATTTAACTGATGATCAATTTTGGTTTACTTTTTTTCATGAAGCAGGTCATTTAATTCTTCATAAGAAAACTATTCATATTGAGATGTATAAAGATGGAGTTGTTAATGAACAGGAAAATGAGGCTAATACTTTTGCAGCTGAATTTTTAGTTCCTTATACTTATCATAATGAATTAAGAGATTTAAGAAGTAATCAAAAAAAAATTATCAAACTTGCTTGCGAATTAGGTATTTCTGCAGGTATTATTATAGGACAAATGCAATATTTAAAAATAATTGATTTTAAATATTTAAATAGTTACAAAAGAAGATATAATTGGGAAGATATTAATCAAGTGTTTGAAAAGTAATTTATTTTATGTTATAAAGTGATTTTAACCTCCAAAGTACACATATTTGCTTCGGTTTTTATTCCAATTACAGATGGCATCTTCTAGAACTTGCATTCCAAAGTCCAAGCCTAAATGTATTTCTAAATCCGATAAAAAGTTATTTAATTCTATTCGGCTTGGATTTCCTCCAAACAAAAACTTAGCTCCAGAATATGGTCCTGTTGCACCCACCATATACACAGAATCAGGAACAATGTCAACTAGC contains:
- a CDS encoding ImmA/IrrE family metallo-endopeptidase; protein product: MNNIMSFEPNWVSPPGDTIRDILDEQNITISNFASQMGSSIEIINELIIGDKSINQKIASKLEAYLGVPEEFWLTREKQYRFHFEKIQSENKAWLSNLPFKFMNSNNWIENGDYLQSCLDFFNVPSVRKWKDTYENEIQELSFRTSQTLNSDFASVATWLRRGEIIANQIECKPWNKTLFEISLNEIKKLTRLKNPKDFLPKLVSICAEAGVAVAVVPTPPGCKASGATKFLNENKAILLLSFRYLTDDQFWFTFFHEAGHLILHKKTIHIEMYKDGVVNEQENEANTFAAEFLVPYTYHNELRDLRSNQKKIIKLACELGISAGIIIGQMQYLKIIDFKYLNSYKRRYNWEDINQVFEK
- a CDS encoding DUF3871 family protein, which translates into the protein MDTSIFEISQERGLEIKSVIPERSVLQRNDNTISSSSLYLPKPFIEANTVEMNLSHLKNKCVIPVFSKDNERTIAHQEFIEIVQGCTSRVFPNHAFDKPEIRVSHEIKGRIPEAIQKHAKDLLDHERTQYFERMAFVIRIPGITETINGNEMSLVIGGVRSYNLENLYSKKSFEKFKFFVGFQVKVCCNLCVSTDGFAEEMRVSSYVELQSKIMEVLQNYNAEKHLVKMKKLSEYSLTEHQFATLLGRSKLYQYMPKRDKINVPALNFNDGQLNVVAKDYYEDEHFGRNTDGDINLWNMYNLFTQANKSSYIDTFLDRNVNAFDFSNGISEVLNGSNNYHWFLS
- a CDS encoding killer suppression protein HigA gives rise to the protein MIISFANKQIRELCEEESVAIDMLGQELARKLHSRLADLSAVNTVEDLLLIRIGLPSEINDNDDIPKYKINLSTQKMLVFCAVNVPIDKIDWSKVKRIKILEIREITYE